In Gammaproteobacteria bacterium, one DNA window encodes the following:
- a CDS encoding PEP-CTERM sorting domain-containing protein, which produces MKNKNLRYWAIAGLLSCTSITAQAAPVDLSGWTELTLNYPGGQGAGNWVLEPGNTAVEQKLNADPSFFLNNQNLSSYTVDGTWQVKPSGDDDYMGFAFGYQNSSNFYLFDWKKASQGYVGRTAAEGMTIKKFEGATGDGLADLSLAEFWENQVDFGDMSVLATNHSSTKGWVDNVLYTFHLEYNVNPGEIHIVINQGATELWNVTVLDSTFTSGQFGFYNNSQSNVRYAGFEVTPVPEPETYAMLLAGLVLTGFMARRRKATEV; this is translated from the coding sequence ATGAAGAATAAAAATTTACGCTACTGGGCGATCGCAGGATTACTATCGTGCACTTCAATTACCGCACAAGCAGCGCCTGTCGATTTATCAGGGTGGACGGAATTGACACTGAATTACCCAGGCGGACAGGGTGCCGGAAATTGGGTGCTGGAACCCGGCAATACCGCAGTTGAGCAAAAACTGAATGCCGATCCGTCGTTCTTTTTGAACAACCAAAACCTGAGCAGCTATACCGTTGACGGCACCTGGCAAGTCAAACCATCCGGCGACGATGATTACATGGGTTTTGCATTCGGTTATCAAAATTCCAGCAATTTTTATTTGTTCGACTGGAAAAAAGCATCGCAAGGCTACGTAGGCCGCACAGCGGCGGAAGGTATGACCATCAAGAAATTTGAAGGTGCAACCGGCGATGGGCTTGCCGATTTATCGCTGGCGGAATTCTGGGAGAATCAGGTTGATTTCGGCGATATGAGTGTGCTTGCGACCAATCATTCCAGTACGAAGGGGTGGGTTGACAATGTTTTATACACATTCCACCTGGAGTACAACGTCAATCCCGGAGAAATTCATATTGTCATCAATCAGGGAGCCACCGAATTATGGAATGTCACGGTTTTGGATTCCACTTTCACATCAGGACAATTCGGTTTCTATAACAATTCGCAATCCAACGTGAGGTACGCCGGATTTGAAGTAACTCCGGTTCCCGAGCCTGAAACTTATGCCATGCTATTGGCCGGCTTGGTTTTAACGGGCTTCATGGCGCGCCGTAGAAAAGCAACTGAAGTGTAA